A stretch of Fusobacterium perfoetens DNA encodes these proteins:
- the alaS gene encoding alanine--tRNA ligase, with protein sequence MLTGNEVRAKFIEFFESKNHKHFESASLIPDDQTLLLTVAGMVPFKPYFLGQKEAPTPRVTTFQKCIRTNDLENVGRTARHHTFFEMLGNFSFGDYFKKESIKWSYEFITEVLKIEKERLWVSVFETDDEAEELWVSECNFPRERIVRFGEEDNWWAAGPTGSCGPCSEIYVDLGVEFGGDENSRLGDADTDNRFIEIWNLVFTEWNRMEDGHLEPLPKKNIDTGAGLERITAVVQGKPNNFETDLLFPIIEEMGRISGVKYGTDPKKDFSLKVIADHSRAVTFLVNDGVIPSNEGRGYVLRRVLRRAIRHGRLLGVSELFLYKIVDTIVELMKGAYPDLVENAKHIKKVIKIEEEKFSNTLDSGIQQVMAAIEEAKKNGESRLTGDVTFKLYDTYGFPYELTEEICEENGITIYKNEFDQKMEEQKEKARSSREVVMEKGQDAFIEAFFDEHGKTEFTGYESLEETAKVLHVSKLDEEGMYMIITDKTPFYAESGGQQADNGVIEGNGALGQVVDVQKQKNIFMHTVKVVNGVHNFFEGAEVKLVVNGSRRDAISKNHSATHLLQKALREILGTHVQQAGSLVAPDRLRFDFNHYEAMTDEELEKVERLVNAKISEALPADIKYMNMEEAKKTGAMALFGDKYESVVRVVSFGDFSTELCGGIHVSNVSQIGLFKIISETGVAAGVRRIEAKTGFHAYEAVKDMERTIKNVADSLKTDVSKVEEKAEKTSEDLRSALKEIEELKSKIAAFEAGNLFEQAEEINGVKVLVKGFKDKESDSLREIVDKAKDKLGSCIVVLGADNGKAIFTVGVTKDLTSKVKAGDIVKELAVIAGGNGGGRPDFAQAGGKDGSKVMEALESVKKSIREKL encoded by the coding sequence ATGTTAACAGGTAATGAAGTAAGAGCAAAATTTATAGAATTCTTTGAAAGCAAGAATCACAAACACTTTGAAAGTGCATCTTTAATTCCAGATGATCAGACACTTCTTTTAACAGTTGCAGGAATGGTTCCATTCAAACCATATTTCTTAGGACAAAAAGAAGCGCCTACTCCAAGAGTAACAACATTCCAAAAATGTATAAGAACAAATGACCTTGAAAATGTTGGAAGAACAGCAAGACACCATACATTCTTTGAAATGCTTGGAAACTTCTCTTTCGGAGATTATTTCAAAAAAGAATCAATCAAATGGTCTTATGAGTTCATAACAGAAGTTTTAAAAATAGAAAAAGAAAGATTATGGGTAAGTGTATTTGAAACTGACGACGAAGCTGAAGAACTTTGGGTTTCTGAATGTAACTTCCCAAGAGAAAGAATTGTAAGATTCGGAGAAGAGGATAACTGGTGGGCAGCAGGACCTACAGGTTCTTGTGGACCATGTTCAGAAATATATGTTGATTTAGGTGTAGAATTTGGAGGAGACGAAAATTCAAGACTTGGAGATGCAGACACAGATAACCGTTTCATAGAAATTTGGAACTTAGTATTCACTGAATGGAACAGAATGGAAGACGGACATCTTGAGCCTCTACCTAAGAAAAATATAGATACAGGAGCAGGACTTGAAAGAATCACTGCTGTTGTACAAGGAAAACCAAACAACTTTGAAACAGACCTTTTATTCCCTATAATTGAAGAAATGGGAAGAATTTCAGGGGTTAAATATGGAACAGATCCTAAAAAAGATTTCTCATTAAAAGTTATAGCTGACCACTCAAGAGCAGTAACATTCTTAGTAAATGACGGAGTAATTCCATCAAATGAAGGAAGAGGATATGTTTTAAGAAGAGTTTTAAGAAGAGCTATAAGACATGGAAGACTTCTTGGAGTAAGCGAACTTTTCTTATATAAAATTGTTGATACAATAGTTGAACTTATGAAAGGTGCTTATCCTGATTTAGTTGAAAATGCAAAACACATTAAAAAAGTAATCAAAATAGAAGAAGAAAAATTCTCTAATACTCTTGATTCAGGAATTCAACAGGTTATGGCTGCTATTGAAGAAGCTAAGAAAAATGGAGAATCAAGACTTACAGGAGATGTTACATTTAAACTTTATGACACTTATGGATTCCCATATGAATTAACAGAAGAAATCTGTGAAGAAAATGGAATCACAATCTATAAAAATGAATTTGATCAAAAAATGGAAGAGCAGAAAGAAAAAGCAAGAAGCTCAAGAGAAGTTGTAATGGAAAAAGGTCAAGATGCCTTTATAGAAGCATTCTTTGACGAACATGGAAAAACAGAATTCACTGGATATGAAAGTCTTGAAGAAACAGCAAAAGTTCTTCATGTTTCTAAACTAGATGAAGAAGGAATGTACATGATTATAACTGACAAAACTCCATTCTATGCAGAATCAGGAGGTCAGCAAGCTGATAACGGAGTTATAGAAGGAAACGGAGCTTTAGGACAAGTTGTAGATGTACAAAAACAAAAAAATATCTTTATGCATACTGTAAAAGTTGTAAACGGAGTTCATAATTTCTTTGAAGGTGCTGAAGTGAAATTAGTTGTAAACGGAAGCAGAAGAGATGCTATCTCTAAAAACCACAGTGCAACTCACCTTTTACAAAAAGCATTAAGAGAAATTTTAGGAACTCATGTTCAACAAGCAGGATCTTTAGTTGCTCCAGATAGATTAAGATTTGACTTTAACCACTATGAAGCAATGACAGATGAAGAACTTGAAAAAGTAGAAAGACTTGTAAATGCAAAAATATCAGAAGCACTTCCAGCTGACATTAAATACATGAACATGGAAGAAGCTAAGAAAACTGGAGCAATGGCACTTTTCGGAGATAAATATGAAAGTGTTGTAAGAGTAGTTTCATTTGGAGATTTCTCAACAGAACTTTGTGGAGGAATCCATGTATCAAATGTATCTCAAATTGGACTTTTCAAAATCATATCTGAAACAGGAGTTGCTGCAGGAGTAAGAAGAATAGAAGCTAAAACAGGATTCCATGCTTATGAAGCAGTAAAAGATATGGAAAGAACTATAAAAAATGTTGCAGACAGTTTAAAAACTGATGTTTCTAAAGTTGAAGAAAAAGCAGAAAAGACTTCTGAAGATTTAAGATCAGCTCTTAAAGAAATAGAAGAATTAAAATCTAAGATAGCAGCTTTTGAAGCAGGAAATCTTTTTGAACAAGCAGAAGAAATAAACGGTGTTAAAGTTCTTGTAAAAGGATTTAAAGACAAAGAAAGCGACTCATTAAGAGAAATCGTAGATAAAGCTAAAGATAAACTTGGAAGCTGTATTGTTGTTCTTGGAGCAGACAATGGAAAAGCAATCTTTACAGTAGGAGTTACAAAAGATCTTACTTCTAAAGTAAAAGCAGGAGATATTGTAAAAGAACTTGCTGTAATTGCCGGAGGAAACGGTGGAGGAAGACCAGATTTTGCTCAGGCAGGAGGAAAAGACGGTTCTAAAGTTATGGAAGCTCTTGAAAGTGTAAAAAAATCAATAAGAGAAAAATTATAG
- a CDS encoding LptA/OstA family protein, whose amino-acid sequence MKKKILYPVIFAVVIVLGYLNYFREEPIIKEVEEIVETTDVAYETSGYFIEAQKQFDNLKSNDTTFEKASAKYQDMVLSGDNVLLDAARNLFLKNNIVGKSGEEWEFFSDKLDYDQLKDAVTSDAGVKAVNKLENVIIKGKNFKTNSKFDFIDLAENVEIINGDTELFGDIGRYTAEDKIITLSNNGKYKTKDKDGKEISGTFKNGRFDSNKKLLELFNSFTINYGGITLTGTKMWYNDLNKGFLIPNNPVILAGGYKILSKEIKNPDGDNIVDIVGEITGTNGDTSFRADKGYYNTAEKKLYVTGNIIVTSKAGERVEAEKMVYDTNTKNADFTGKNNKVIYTFNDRKAETSKFVYNSDSKTVHLDEGYVYEDNLYKSRGKKLDYNSETGDGVIYFGNLVTKEKNEKAKGDKITFNSKKKDYTAEGNAEVNNGEYLFKSSKVDYFNSKGFAYLPEPFTITNLKDKSIIKGNEGEYNITTGDFISPGKVSYKKGTESLTGDDFKYNLKTETGKIERNVVYVNKADNIRFTSDTGSFKKDKFIKAEKNLKITTAKEEIYAEKGTYNLETGLVDIPGKIDFNSKDQKTKGIIYDGVFNVNEDVLTGKNLDAVTDKKEKISSLKASYFTKKDLLKLTGNVKISDNNSVLTSEDIDYNTKTREAVINSPFKLIYNKTFTVTGTKGIVYMATEKLKGENIKIVSDKKEEFSANKADGNMKEMRFDFIGDAKGKMYDKDKETGRVIPVTYTGNFARVYFKNENGSYKAIRIEGRENSTVIRDGQKFYSDYIETDLSRNIVYAGKNNKVILNDENGKTVITGEILSGNTNTNIMEGRGDVVIVNTGKDGKVTTLKGQESILDSNNNTVEMIKEVTAENDELILNADRAVYNKITNKVKAFGKVLVNYKVNNGK is encoded by the coding sequence ATGAAAAAGAAAATATTGTACCCTGTTATTTTTGCTGTGGTAATTGTTTTGGGATATTTAAACTATTTCAGAGAAGAACCTATAATAAAAGAGGTTGAAGAAATAGTTGAAACAACAGATGTAGCTTATGAAACATCAGGATATTTTATAGAAGCACAGAAACAGTTTGACAATTTAAAATCTAATGACACAACTTTTGAAAAAGCAAGTGCAAAATATCAGGATATGGTTCTTTCAGGAGATAATGTTCTTCTTGATGCTGCAAGAAATCTGTTTCTGAAAAATAATATAGTTGGAAAAAGTGGAGAGGAATGGGAATTTTTCTCAGACAAGCTTGACTATGATCAGCTGAAAGATGCTGTAACTTCAGATGCAGGGGTAAAGGCAGTTAATAAACTTGAAAATGTAATAATAAAAGGAAAAAATTTCAAGACAAACAGTAAATTTGATTTTATAGACCTTGCTGAAAATGTTGAAATAATAAATGGGGATACAGAACTTTTCGGAGATATTGGAAGATATACTGCAGAAGATAAGATAATAACTTTAAGTAATAATGGTAAATACAAGACAAAAGATAAAGATGGAAAAGAAATTTCAGGAACTTTTAAAAATGGAAGATTTGATTCAAATAAAAAACTTTTGGAACTTTTTAATTCTTTTACAATAAATTATGGGGGAATTACTCTTACAGGGACAAAAATGTGGTATAATGATTTGAATAAGGGATTTTTAATACCAAATAATCCTGTAATTCTTGCAGGAGGATATAAAATCCTTTCAAAAGAGATAAAAAACCCTGACGGAGACAATATAGTTGATATTGTAGGTGAAATAACAGGAACAAATGGGGATACATCATTCAGAGCTGACAAAGGTTATTACAACACAGCTGAGAAGAAACTTTATGTCACAGGAAATATTATAGTAACTTCAAAGGCTGGTGAAAGAGTTGAAGCTGAAAAGATGGTGTATGACACAAATACTAAAAATGCTGATTTCACAGGAAAAAATAATAAAGTAATCTATACTTTCAATGACAGAAAGGCAGAGACTTCTAAGTTTGTATATAACTCTGACAGTAAGACAGTCCATCTTGATGAAGGTTATGTATATGAAGATAATCTTTACAAGAGCAGAGGTAAGAAACTTGATTACAACAGTGAAACAGGAGACGGTGTAATCTATTTTGGAAATCTTGTTACAAAGGAAAAAAATGAAAAAGCAAAAGGTGATAAGATAACTTTTAACAGTAAAAAGAAAGATTATACAGCAGAAGGTAATGCTGAAGTAAATAATGGAGAATATCTGTTTAAGAGCAGTAAGGTTGATTACTTTAACAGTAAGGGATTTGCTTATCTTCCAGAACCTTTTACAATTACAAATTTAAAAGATAAAAGTATAATAAAGGGAAATGAGGGAGAATATAATATAACAACAGGAGACTTTATAAGTCCTGGAAAAGTTTCTTATAAAAAGGGAACAGAATCTCTTACAGGAGATGACTTTAAATATAATTTAAAGACTGAAACAGGAAAAATAGAAAGAAATGTTGTTTATGTAAATAAGGCTGATAATATAAGATTTACAAGTGACACAGGTTCATTTAAAAAGGATAAATTTATAAAAGCAGAGAAAAATCTTAAAATAACAACTGCCAAAGAAGAAATTTATGCTGAGAAGGGAACATACAACCTTGAAACAGGGCTTGTGGATATTCCTGGAAAAATAGATTTTAACTCTAAAGATCAGAAAACAAAGGGAATAATTTATGACGGAGTATTTAATGTAAATGAAGATGTTCTTACAGGTAAAAATCTAGATGCTGTAACAGATAAGAAAGAGAAAATATCAAGTCTTAAGGCATCATACTTTACAAAAAAAGATCTTTTAAAACTTACTGGAAATGTAAAAATTTCTGATAATAATTCAGTTCTTACAAGTGAGGACATAGATTACAATACAAAAACAAGAGAAGCAGTTATAAATTCTCCATTTAAGCTTATATATAACAAAACTTTCACAGTTACAGGAACAAAGGGAATAGTTTATATGGCAACTGAAAAATTAAAAGGTGAAAATATAAAAATAGTTTCTGATAAAAAAGAGGAGTTTTCAGCAAATAAAGCAGATGGAAATATGAAAGAAATGAGATTTGACTTTATCGGTGATGCAAAAGGAAAAATGTATGATAAAGACAAAGAAACAGGAAGAGTAATACCTGTAACATATACTGGAAACTTTGCAAGAGTGTACTTTAAAAATGAAAATGGAAGTTATAAAGCTATAAGAATAGAGGGAAGAGAAAACAGTACAGTAATAAGAGATGGACAGAAATTCTATTCAGATTATATAGAAACAGATTTAAGCAGAAATATTGTTTATGCAGGTAAAAATAATAAAGTTATTCTTAATGATGAAAATGGAAAAACAGTAATAACAGGAGAAATCTTAAGCGGAAATACAAATACAAATATAATGGAAGGACGCGGAGATGTTGTTATTGTAAATACAGGAAAAGATGGAAAAGTTACAACTCTTAAAGGTCAGGAAAGCATTCTTGACAGTAACAACAACACTGTTGAAATGATAAAAGAGGTAACAGCAGAAAATGATGAACTGATACTTAATGCAGACAGGGCAGTCTACAATAAGATTACAAATAAAGTAAAAGCCTTTGGAAAAGTATTGGTTAATTATAAAGTGAATAACGGAAAATAA
- the ruvX gene encoding Holliday junction resolvase RuvX: MFKKYISLDIGDVRIGVARSDIMGLVATPLEVIDRRKVKSVKRIAEILNENNTKSLVVGIPKSLDGTEKRQAEKVREYLEKLKKNIEGLEIFEVDERLTTVSADRMLTEGGKKGALEKRKVVDKIAAAIILQTFLDSKK, from the coding sequence ATGTTTAAAAAATATATATCTCTTGATATAGGAGATGTAAGAATAGGAGTTGCCAGATCCGATATAATGGGTCTGGTTGCCACTCCACTTGAAGTTATAGACAGGAGAAAGGTAAAATCTGTAAAGAGAATAGCAGAGATTTTAAATGAAAATAATACCAAATCTCTTGTTGTGGGAATACCTAAAAGCTTAGACGGTACAGAAAAAAGACAAGCAGAAAAAGTTAGAGAATATCTAGAGAAACTGAAAAAAAATATTGAGGGACTTGAGATTTTTGAAGTAGATGAAAGACTGACTACAGTATCAGCAGACAGAATGCTTACAGAGGGTGGAAAAAAAGGAGCTCTTGAAAAAAGAAAAGTTGTTGATAAAATAGCAGCAGCCATTATTCTTCAGACTTTTCTGGACTCTAAGAAGTAG
- the alr gene encoding alanine racemase, producing MRTWIEVNTDNFIHNIKKIQKDMKDRKVIAVVKADSYGMGAVRLVQELKKCGVDFFAVAALCEALELRKNGINDKILILGGVFDEELETVEKYDFHIALTSMKQLKLIHEKSLNVKCHLKLETGMGRVGFIPSELEKVKNYVKENNVKNIIGVYTHLSVSDEPGEDNRKYTEKQLEKFNSFDGIEGIEYRHVLNSGGIVNYAGFDNGNYVRAGIIQYGVCSGKIAEGYKPVFTFKSRILFIKTLEEDSDISYGRTATLKKGTILATVAAGYADGFRREISNKGCVKIHGVDCPVRGKVCMDMFMAEIPEEIKDKVSEGDEVILYGEDIGKQSALMNVSIYELFTGIGKRAERVYVKSDK from the coding sequence ATGAGGACATGGATAGAAGTAAATACAGATAATTTTATACATAACATAAAAAAAATCCAGAAGGATATGAAGGACAGAAAGGTTATAGCAGTTGTAAAAGCTGATTCCTATGGAATGGGAGCAGTGAGACTTGTTCAGGAACTTAAAAAGTGTGGAGTTGATTTTTTTGCAGTTGCAGCACTTTGTGAAGCATTGGAACTTAGAAAAAATGGAATCAATGATAAAATTCTTATTCTTGGAGGAGTATTTGATGAAGAGCTTGAAACAGTTGAAAAATATGATTTTCATATAGCTCTTACTTCAATGAAGCAGCTTAAGCTTATCCATGAAAAATCTCTTAATGTTAAATGCCATTTAAAACTTGAAACAGGAATGGGAAGAGTAGGATTTATTCCCAGTGAACTGGAAAAAGTTAAAAACTATGTAAAGGAAAATAATGTCAAAAATATAATAGGTGTGTATACTCATCTTTCTGTATCAGATGAACCTGGAGAGGACAACAGAAAATATACAGAAAAACAGCTGGAAAAATTTAACAGTTTTGACGGCATAGAAGGAATAGAGTACAGACATGTGTTAAACAGTGGTGGTATAGTAAACTACGCAGGTTTTGACAATGGAAATTATGTAAGAGCAGGAATAATTCAGTATGGAGTATGCAGTGGAAAAATTGCTGAAGGATATAAACCTGTATTTACATTTAAAAGCAGAATACTTTTTATAAAAACTCTTGAAGAGGACAGTGATATCTCTTATGGAAGAACAGCCACACTGAAAAAAGGAACAATTCTTGCAACAGTGGCAGCAGGATATGCTGATGGTTTCAGAAGAGAGATTTCAAATAAAGGTTGTGTAAAAATTCATGGAGTAGACTGCCCTGTAAGAGGTAAAGTGTGCATGGATATGTTCATGGCTGAAATACCTGAAGAAATTAAAGATAAGGTTTCAGAAGGAGATGAGGTTATCCTTTATGGTGAAGATATAGGAAAACAATCTGCCCTTATGAATGTATCAATATATGAATTATTTACAGGAATAGGAAAAAGAGCAGAAAGAGTTTATGTAAAAAGCGATAAATAA
- the secD gene encoding protein translocase subunit SecD has protein sequence MNKLWIRLLLVIAILAGAVSLIVREPVKLGLDLKGGVYAVLEASPEKEGDVIDNETMNSLIEVLDRRINGIGVAESVVQKAGNNRVIIELPGISDTTEAINMIGKTALLEFKIMDENGNLGPTLLTGGALKKAQVGYGNLGEPQINFEMKPEGAIEFARITRENVGKQLAIVLDGKVQTAPVIRTEIPGGTGSISGNYTVEEAKRTATLLNSGALPIKAEIVETRTVGASLGDESIAASMVAGKVAMALIGIFMLVFYRFPGIVADIALVCFGIITFALLQFIGATLTLPGIAGLILSAGMAVDANVIIFERIKEELGFGNTIRGAINAGFSKGFVAIFDSNLTTLIITGILFIFGTGPVKGFAVTLTIGTVASMFTAIVMTKVLLMVFVEVFHINNPKLFGIRGKA, from the coding sequence ATGAATAAATTATGGATTAGGTTATTACTTGTGATAGCAATACTTGCCGGTGCTGTAAGCTTAATAGTAAGAGAACCTGTAAAACTTGGACTTGACTTAAAAGGTGGAGTGTATGCAGTTCTTGAAGCATCACCGGAAAAAGAGGGAGATGTTATTGACAACGAAACAATGAACTCTCTTATAGAAGTACTGGACAGAAGAATAAACGGAATAGGAGTTGCTGAGTCAGTTGTTCAGAAAGCAGGAAACAATAGAGTTATAATAGAACTTCCTGGAATAAGTGATACAACAGAAGCTATTAATATGATAGGAAAAACAGCTCTTCTTGAGTTTAAAATCATGGACGAAAACGGAAACCTTGGACCTACTCTTTTAACAGGAGGAGCACTTAAAAAAGCTCAGGTAGGATATGGAAACCTTGGAGAACCTCAGATTAACTTTGAAATGAAACCAGAAGGTGCAATAGAATTTGCAAGAATAACAAGAGAAAATGTGGGAAAACAGCTTGCAATTGTTCTTGACGGAAAAGTTCAGACAGCACCTGTTATAAGAACAGAGATTCCAGGAGGAACAGGAAGCATAAGTGGAAACTATACAGTTGAAGAAGCTAAAAGAACTGCTACTCTTTTAAATTCAGGAGCACTTCCTATAAAAGCTGAAATTGTTGAAACAAGAACAGTAGGAGCATCTCTTGGAGATGAATCTATTGCAGCAAGTATGGTTGCAGGGAAAGTAGCAATGGCTCTTATAGGAATATTTATGCTTGTATTCTATAGATTCCCTGGAATAGTTGCAGATATAGCTCTTGTGTGCTTTGGAATTATAACATTTGCACTTCTTCAATTTATAGGTGCAACACTTACACTTCCTGGAATAGCAGGACTTATTCTTTCAGCAGGTATGGCAGTTGACGCCAATGTTATCATATTTGAAAGAATAAAAGAGGAGCTTGGATTTGGAAATACTATAAGAGGAGCGATAAATGCTGGATTCAGCAAAGGATTTGTGGCCATATTTGACTCAAACCTAACAACTCTTATAATAACAGGAATATTATTTATATTCGGTACAGGGCCTGTAAAAGGTTTTGCCGTAACACTTACAATAGGAACAGTTGCTTCAATGTTTACAGCAATAGTTATGACAAAAGTTCTTTTAATGGTATTTGTTGAAGTATTCCACATAAATAATCCAAAATTATTTGGTATAAGGGGGAAAGCTTAA
- the secF gene encoding protein translocase subunit SecF yields the protein MDMQIRIIKNSKRWITLSLIVVIISLGGLFAKGLNYGIDFSGGSMFQLRFEKPITLKELNPVLDKIAENVPQFNPSSRKVQVSEGNEVIIRTQEISEAQKAEFLDELKEFGKFQITREDKVGASVGAELKRSAILALAIGAVMIVGYITMRFEFRFAVAAILALLHDIIIAVGGIALLGYEIDTAFIAAVLTILGYSINDTIVVFDRIRETLKRKSDLTFGELLDKSINQVIIRSINTSVTTLLAVLAVLLFGGDSLRTFITTLLIGILAGTYSSIFIATPLIYLFEKDRDGKVDNTKYIEPEEDENHEKIVV from the coding sequence ATGGATATGCAGATTCGTATAATAAAAAACAGTAAGAGATGGATAACTCTTTCTCTGATTGTTGTTATAATCTCTCTTGGAGGATTATTTGCAAAAGGTCTTAACTATGGAATAGACTTTTCAGGAGGAAGCATGTTCCAGTTAAGATTTGAAAAACCAATAACTCTTAAAGAACTTAATCCTGTTCTTGATAAAATAGCAGAAAATGTTCCGCAGTTTAATCCAAGCAGCAGAAAAGTTCAAGTTTCAGAAGGAAACGAAGTAATTATAAGAACACAGGAAATATCAGAAGCTCAGAAAGCTGAATTTTTAGATGAATTAAAAGAATTTGGAAAATTCCAGATTACAAGAGAAGATAAAGTAGGAGCAAGTGTAGGAGCTGAACTGAAAAGATCTGCAATTCTAGCTCTTGCAATCGGTGCAGTTATGATAGTTGGATATATAACTATGAGATTTGAGTTTAGATTTGCAGTTGCTGCAATTTTAGCTCTTCTTCACGATATTATAATTGCAGTGGGAGGAATAGCTCTTCTTGGATATGAAATAGATACAGCATTTATAGCAGCAGTTCTTACAATTTTAGGATATTCAATAAACGACACAATAGTTGTTTTTGACAGAATCCGTGAAACTTTAAAAAGAAAAAGTGATCTTACTTTTGGAGAACTTCTTGATAAAAGTATCAATCAGGTTATAATAAGATCTATAAATACATCAGTAACAACACTTCTTGCAGTTCTTGCAGTTCTTCTTTTCGGAGGGGACAGCTTAAGAACATTTATAACAACACTTTTAATAGGAATACTTGCAGGAACATATTCTTCAATATTTATTGCAACACCTCTTATCTATCTTTTTGAAAAAGACAGAGACGGAAAGGTTGACAATACTAAATATATTGAGCCTGAAGAAGATGAAAATCACGAAAAAATAGTAGTATAA
- the lptB gene encoding LPS export ABC transporter ATP-binding protein → MISIEAQNLCKSYKKRQVVKNVSLKVNKGEIVGLLGPNGAGKTTTFYMITGIIKPESGKVYCNEKEITSYPMYKRANLGIGYLAQEPSIFRNLTVEENIYAILEMKNMPKEQQDKEVEQLLKEFKLTHVAKSLGYSLSGGERRRVEIARTIANNPDFILLDEPFAGVDPIAVEDIQDIIKYLKERGLGILITDHSVRETLKITERAYIMAEGQVLISGTPEEIAQNELARKVYLGENFKLD, encoded by the coding sequence ATGATAAGTATAGAAGCTCAAAATCTATGCAAAAGTTACAAGAAAAGACAAGTTGTTAAAAATGTCAGCCTTAAAGTCAACAAGGGAGAGATAGTAGGTCTTTTAGGCCCTAACGGAGCAGGAAAAACCACTACATTCTATATGATAACAGGGATTATAAAACCTGAAAGTGGAAAAGTTTACTGCAATGAAAAAGAAATAACATCTTACCCTATGTATAAGAGAGCCAACCTTGGTATTGGATACCTTGCCCAAGAGCCTTCAATATTCAGAAATCTTACTGTAGAAGAAAATATATATGCAATTCTTGAGATGAAGAATATGCCGAAGGAACAGCAGGACAAAGAGGTTGAACAGCTTTTAAAAGAATTTAAGCTGACTCATGTGGCAAAATCTCTTGGATATTCTCTTTCAGGAGGAGAAAGAAGAAGGGTTGAAATAGCAAGAACCATTGCAAATAATCCAGACTTTATACTTCTTGATGAGCCTTTTGCTGGAGTTGATCCTATAGCAGTGGAAGATATTCAGGATATTATAAAATATCTTAAAGAGAGAGGACTTGGAATACTTATTACAGACCACAGTGTAAGAGAAACTCTTAAAATCACTGAACGGGCCTATATTATGGCAGAGGGACAGGTTCTTATAAGTGGAACTCCTGAGGAGATAGCCCAAAATGAACTTGCCAGAAAAGTATATCTAGGTGAAAACTTTAAACTTGATTAA